A part of Vulpes lagopus strain Blue_001 chromosome 4, ASM1834538v1, whole genome shotgun sequence genomic DNA contains:
- the LOC121489089 gene encoding translation initiation factor IF-2-like, with translation MGGAGQWDPRAASGAAGPKDAERRRQGLPRRVAAAASPRIVAGGTAAVRAAARCGRPGPGGGRGRGHIWTRRQPPATSWRRRLQAAAAAGNCARGGGGTPRARVVGSERPRAHARGGAWPRAARAGAIGSSVGGRTNPSGERGRPASGPARANGRARVARGRRSGNLSREPGTLTQDVRGRRAGAWLRRDRSPPAPQQPGGRGTFSCRASLRWHPRAREWKRALGRAPLCPSIPACEGRQGWVRLGGARLPFSLSYHGDVCAARRRVRSAGRGAAGLARGRNHSVPPRRGRVSRWQRLETRALAPSLLCLC, from the coding sequence ATGGGGGGCGCGGGCCAGTGGGATCCCCGCGCGGCGTCAGGGGCGGCCGGTCCTAAGGATGCCGAGCGGCGACGTCAGGGACTCCCTCGCCGAGTCGCGGCCGCAGCCTCGCCGCGCATTGTGGCAGGCGGGACGGCCGCCGTGCGCGCCGCGGCTCGGTGTGGGCGGCCCGGCcccgggggtgggcggggccggggccacATCTGGACCCGACGTCAGCCCCCAGCCACATCCTGGCGGCGCAGGTTacaggcggcggcggccgcggggaaCTGcgcgcgcggagggggcgggacCCCCAGAGCGCGCGTCGTCGGGAGCGAGCGCCCGCGCGCCCACGCCCGGGGAGGGGCGTGGCCTAGGGCAGCACGGGCGGGCGCCATTGGCTCGTCGGTGGGCGGCCGGACCAACCCCAGCGGCGAGAGGGGCCGGCCCGCCTCGGGGCCTGCGCGCGCCAATGGGCGTGCCCGCGTGGCCCGCGGGAGGAGGAGCGGAAATTTGAGCCGGGAGCCGGGCACGCTGACGCAGGACGTCCGAGGGCGGCGGGCCGGGGCGTGGCTGCGCAGGGACcgctctccccctgccccccaacagcCGGGAGGCCGCGGGACGTTTTCCTGCCGGGCTTCCCTACGGTGGCATCCTCGAGCCCGGGAGTGGAAGCGAGCGCTCGGGAGGGCGCCCCTTTGTCCCTCCATCCCCGCCTGTGAGGGGCGCCAGGGATGGGTGCGCCTCGGCGGGGCTcgcctccccttctctctttcctaccACGGCGACGTTTGCGCGGCGAGGAGGCGTGTCCGCTCCGCTGGGCGCGGGGCTGCCGGCCTGGCCCGGGGGCGGAACCACTCCGTGCCCCCCCGCCGCGGCAGGGTTTCGAGGTGGCAGCGCCTCGAGACGCGGGCGCTCGCCCCCTCCTTGCTCTGCCTCTGCTGA